A window of Pecten maximus chromosome 12, xPecMax1.1, whole genome shotgun sequence genomic DNA:
TCAACCTAAtgaacttgttatttatcagaTCAATTGTGATTGAGAGTAAagtatttctatttttgaaCCCGGAAATGTATAATGCTAGCCTCACTGGAAGAGTTGAAATAGCTATGTACGATGTATTGGGTTACAATGAACCTAACAGCGTGTCTACATCAGATATCTCTAGATTACCCGAACATTAAATTTTGAGGGTCTTTCTATAAAACAAACTGTGCTTTACAATCGTACAACGCGTCGCCGCGATCAAAGTACGTCCAACGTAAATAAATACTGTAACATCAACTTAGAAAACTCTGACGTCATTAAACGTTAAACAGAGGCGTGATCGTAAGACAACAGGTCTACCCAGTAGTGGAAGGTTCTTAAGGGTTCGTTTAACAACCGATTTCATGTTAACTGAttgaagtttttattttctctctgatcaataaagatatatataaatagtcaCAGGTAGATTATAGACCTACAATTAAAACCGTATGAACCTTTTGGGGAACGTTTTGCTTAATGTGGACAGGGTAAGGACATTGGactatagacagggtaacattggactatagacagggtaacattggactatagacagggtaaggacattggactatagacagggtaatgacattggactatagacagggtaacattggAGTATAGACGGGGTAACATTGGactatagacagggtaacattggACTATAGACAGGGTAAGGACATTGGACTATAGACGGGGTAACATTGGactatagacagggtaacattggactatagacagggtaacattggactatagacagggtaacattggactatagacagggtaacattggactatagacagggtaacgttggactatagacagggtaacattggactatagacagggtaacattggactttaGACAGGGTAATGACATTGGACTATAGACAGGGTAAGGACATTGGactatagacagggtaacattggactatagacagggtaacattgggctatagacagggtaacattggACTATAGATAGGGTAACATTGGactatagacagggtaacattggactatagacagggtaacattggactatagacagggtaacattggACTATAGACAGGGTAAGGACATTGGACTGTAGAAAGGGTAACATTGGactatagacagggtaacattggactatagacagggtaacattggACTATAGACAGGGTAAGGACATTGGACTATAGACAGGGTAAGGAAATTGGACTATAGACGGGGTAACATTGGactatagacagggtaacattggactatagacagggtatcattggactatagacagggtaaggacattggactatagacagggtaaggacattggactatagacagggtaacattggactatagacagggtaacattggactatagacagggtaacattggactatagacagggtaacattggactatagacagggtaacattggactatagacagggtaaggacattggactatagacagggtaaggacattggactatagacagggtaacattggactatagacagggtaacattggACTATAGATAGGGTAACATTGGactatagacagggtaacattggAGTATAGACGGGGTAACATTGGAATATAGACGGGGTAACATTGGactatagacagggtaacattggactatagacagggtaacattggactatagacagggtaacattggactatagacagggtaacattggACTATAGATAGGGTAACATTGGactatagacagggtaacattggactatagacagggtaacgttggactatagacaggtaacatTGGACTATAGACGGGGTAAGGAAATTGGACTATAGACAGGGTAAGGACATTGGACTATAGACAGGGTAAGGACATTGGactatagacagggtaacatttgactatagacagggtaacattggactatagacagggtaaggacattggactatagacagggtaacattggactatagacagggtaacattggactatagacagggtaacattggACTATAGATAGGGTAACATTGGactatagacagggtaacattggactatagacagggtaacattggactatagacagggtaacattggACTATAGACAGGGTAAGGACATTGGACAatagacagggtaacattggactatagacagggtaacattggACTATAGACGGGGTAACATTGGactatagacagggtaacattgaactatagacagggtaacattggactatagacagggtaacattggactatagacagggtaacattggactatagacagggtaacattggactatagacagggtaacattggactatagacagggtaacattggACTATAGATAGGGTAACATTggactatagacagggtatcattggactatagacagggtaacattggactatagacagggtaaggacattggactatagacagggtaacattggactatagacagggtaacattggactatagacagggtaacattggACTATAGATAGGGTAACATTGGACTATAGACAGGGTAAGGACATTGGACTATAGACAGGGTAAGGACATTGGactatagacagggtaacattggactatagacagggtaaggacattggactatagacagggtaacattggactatagacagggtaaggacattggactatagacagggtaacattggactatagacagggtaaggacattggactatagacagggtaacattggactatagacagggtaacattggactatagacagggtaacattggactatagacagggtaacattggACTATAGACGGGGTAACATTGGactatagacagggtaacattggactatagacagggtaacattggactatagacagggtaacattggactatagacaggtaacatTGGACTATAGACGGGGTAAGGAAATTGGACTATAGACAGGGTAAGGACATTGGACTATAGACAGGGTAAGGACATTGGactatagacagggtaacatttgactatagacagggtaacattggACTATAGACAGGGTAAGGACATTGAACAATAGACAGGGTAACATGGGACTATAGACGTGGTAAGGACATTGGACTATAGACGGGGTAACATTGGactatagacagggtaacattggactatagacagggtaacattgaactatagacagggtaacattggactatagacagggtaacattggACTATAGCGGGGTAACATTGGactatagacagggtaacattggactatagacagggtaacattggactatagacagggtaatgacattggactatagacagggtaacattggactatagacagggtaacattggactatagacagggtaacattggactatagacagggtaacattggACTATAGACAGGGTAAGAACATCAATTACACTGGACAAGTTCATAGTGACAAAACTGTAaacaaagtataaaacatagTTTAATATCGTGTATCAGCCATCTTAACCATAATAAggtaaaaatattgatattctacaAAGAACTTAACCAATAATTATtgtttagataaataaaacttaaaatacAACGCCACACTTTGTCAATCATTGGTTATCAGCCATCAATCATTGGCatcaaataaaaagtaaattaaaagTAACACTACAATTTACCTACAAATCGACAAGGAACGGCATGAAACTTCAATTGACTTCATGCAGAGTTAGGGAGCGTATACTTCAATTTACCGCTCAGTTGCCATCTTATCCCTGTAAAGCACGTTTTGCGTACGTCGTGAACACAACGTTGAAAACGAACAAAACCCCAAATAACAAAAAGTATTGAAactaataaaaacattttcaatatgCATACATATGACTCCTCGGTTTTATAGGTACAAGCAGAGAGCGGGGTAATTTTTAATTAGGGAGGAGGGCTAATTATAAAGGTGTATCATAATTACTTCTCTTCTTTCAAATGTGTATCATGTATATCTGCACCGTTTCGCTAAGTTAAAATTGGGGGGAATCAGAAAACATGGAATGTCAGAAGGTTGAGCTCATGTGTCATCGTTAGTGGTACAATGAGGCGTGTTAATTACAGTTAATTATATCTACAATTAGTGTATATACACAACAAACCTGTCGGTGTGGTACAAAGCTTACCACCACCCTGAGGTAGGTACAGGCCAACCCCCGAGTCCTAATGAAGTCGAATGACAGCCACTGATTGGCTGAGACAGAAGTACGCTTATATCTACTGCGCACTCTCGCTCTCCCAGGCACTTGCTAATCAAAATCACCAATAATCTTGTTACCTTTcagtttttgtgttttattttccgCTGCATATTCTTTGATGAAATTAGCGAAGGAGAGACAAAGTTCTGGAGGCCTATCGGCTTCTGGTTGGTAAGTATTGGGAGGGCTCATGTATTCTTAAATTCCAGCTGATGAAGGGAGTCAACGCGAATAATTCTCGTATTCTCGAAAGTCTGCTAGAATCAGTAAAGCATCCGAGGGACCTGATGATTAAGGAGAGTTCTTCACGAAATATAGATAAGTTAACCAAACCAGAAACCAGAGCCTAAAGGAATCGAGACTATAATTTGTGTGAACCATCGTCAGACGGAGATGGACTAATTAACTCGGTATaagacaaaagaaaaatatcagaaaatgtACTTCAGAGATTAACAAAGATTACAACAAAAATAGGTTGCCAATTATTACTTAATTCATTTCCAGAAAGGACTCGAAATAATCATTTAACGTGTTAAAATTGATTCAACCAAAAAAgaatacaatttcaaattacctatattttctgttaaaaaaGAACAATTGGTTGTGTCATCTGCAGAAAAGTAAATTACGGGAAATTATTTTTCTAATCAAAACCATATACGGTATTTTACCGAATGACAGAATCGATGACGAAACGGTTAACAATATGGCGACCAACAATAAGAAAACCCTGGTGGGCCTGTACTGTCGAAACTGACGGAATTAACGATAATGTGACGGTAGTTTTTTCTCTGGATTCTAAACAATCGAAATGTCCCTTTCGATTCGACAGTGTTACGGGTTCCATTCATATTTCGGTCAGATAGAGACAGCGGATCTTCGTCAGCGGACAGTGTGTGTTGTACGGTTGTGAAATATGGGCTTATGACtgatttgatataaacataCCGAAAAGTTGTATggagagaaaacaaaatcagtTCAGATACACGAAAATTTTATGAGCATCGTTGATCCCTGAAGTcattaagataaataaaaatttatatcttaattatgGTTTTTGTACAATAGATTGATAGGGGATGCTACTTATCAATGACGAGACCAAAAACCTGTATGAAGCAGATCTACAAAAAAGTGTATTTCCGTGATTCGACACAAATTGTTTAATACTTTGAAAGATGACCTGTTATTTATTCCATACATACATGGTTTTTTTCGACTTTGTGTTAATAGATATGCCAAACGATTAATTTTTGCTTTATACTGACGGCTTGTTGGTAGTATTGAGAGGCCCAAATAGCGAGCAGAGTGTCGGCCATgaaacctcaggtgaggggcctcgatagctcagtcggttagagtgctggccatgtaacctcaggtgagagGGGACTATGATAGCCCAGTAGGTTAGAGGGCCGGacacgtaacctcaggtgagggggcctcGATAGCccagtcagttagagtgctggccatggccacgtaacctcaggtgagggggtcgcgatagctcagtcggttaaaGTGTAGGCCAGGTAACCTCAGGTGAGcgggccgcgatagctcagtcggttaaaGTGTAGGCCAGGTAACCTCAGGTGAGcgggccgcgatagctcagtcggttaaaGTGTAGGCCAGGTAACCTCAGGTGAGcgggccgcgatagctcagtcggttaaaGTGTAGGCCaggtaacctcaggtgagggggccttgatagctaAGTCGGTTGGAGCgtcggccacgtaacctcaggtaagggggccttgatagctcagtcggttaaaGTGTCGGCCATGTCACCTCAGGTGAGAGGGGACCGTGATAGCTAAGTCGGTTGGAGCgtcggccatgtaacctcaggtgagggggccttgatagctcagtcggttaaagtgtcggccacgtaacctcaggtgagggggccttgatagctcagtcggtttgAGTgtcggccacgtaacctcaggtgagggggtcGCTATAGCTCAGTAGGTTAGAGTgtcggccacgtaacctcaggtgaggggaccgtgatagctcagtaggttagagtgctggccacgtaacctcaggtgagggactcatgatagctcagtaggttagagtgtcggccacgtaacctcaggtgagggggtcgcgatagctcagtaggttagagtgctggccacgtaacctcaggtgaggggacCGCGATAGTTCAGTCTATACCGTCATAGTCTTTTGGttagacactttaccctaattgctttGGATGTCATGCGACGTCCTCATGATTCCTCGGCAGACTCaggcaaacaaacaaataacaaacaaacaaaacaggtactacatgtatatgtatttatagaGGTTTTGTTCGGGTACAGATTACCTGGGTACGACAGTGAGGTCGAGTTGGGAAATTTTATGCCCGCCATCATTTCATATGTAATATTACGACATGAGAGAGTCAAATGTATAGAAAACGTAAACAAAGCAAACACCAAACAATTTTTACCAAGGTTCATTCTCAGACAAAACAATCGGTAGACCTAGACCCAAGTTAACTTAACACGTCAATTTGAGTATGTCGTTCAATATTAATCTCTCGTTCATCGATTTTTCTGTTCTTTACTCTGTCTTTCGTTTAAGGCATAAGTTACCAGGAACATGTTTTTTCCTTTGGATGAATCAGTTATTAAACAAAACGAAATAATTGTATTGCCGACTGTGTCTGTCAATTCTTCGCTATTTTGGATTATTGTGTACATTAATCAAATAATATCACAAAACTCAAGTCGtcataatataacaaaaatcaCCAGTGTCTGTTACTGTCCTCCTCACTACTATAAATCAAGTATCCCCAGTTAGAATTCACATAAAAGCCAGTGGTTCGGTACAGAAACGGTCTATAACATGTTATACGTTTGTAAACAATCTAAAAACAGGCCTGTCTTTAGACTAGTGTCACTGCAGTATGTGGTAGACTGTGACATTTGTGACGTCCTTTACCGCCGATACAACATGGTCAATGTCATTTAGTGTTTACACAAAACACAAGCTAGGTCCTCATTAACCTGGTGATGAATACCTATACCGTCAGTGTAGAGGGAAACTGCATGATCTTCAATCCTTGGCGACATAGGCGGAGTCCGAACCAAGTGCACCACATGCCCCTTGTCATGCATATGGACCAGTTGGCGCCAAATGTTGATAGTCATACGTATTGGCTAGTTAACGCCAAAGGTTCCTGGTCATAAGTATGGACAAGTTCGCACCAAATGTCCCAGATGATATGAAACCAGTTTGCATCAAATGTTCATGGTCAGAGTATGAACCAGTTTACACCAAATGTTCATGGTCACACGTATAGGCAAGTTTGCATCAAAGGTCCCTGGTTTGATACATACGAACCAAGCGCATTCAAGATACCTGCCTGGATATGAATGTGGATGTTGTATCCAGGGTTACCATGGATTGAATGCGTCAAAATTAACCTGAACGAATACTCATGGATCAAATGTGTCCAAAGGTCCCCCACTCAATACGCATGGATCAAATGTGTCCAAAGGTCCCCCACTCAATACGCATGGAGCAAATGTGTCCAAAGGTCCCCCACTCAATACGCATGGAGCAAATGTGTCCAAAGGTACCCCACTCAATACGCATGGAGCAAATGTGTCCAAAGGTCCCCCACCCAATACGCATGGATCAAATGTGTCCAAAGGTCCCCCACTCAATACGCATGGAGCAAATGTGTCCAAAGGTCCCCCACTCAATACGCATGGAGCAAATGTGTCCAAAGGTCCCCCACTCAATACGCATGGAGCAAATGTGTCCAAAGGTCCCCCACTCAATACGCATGGAGCAAATGTGTCCAAAGGTCCCCCACTCAATACGCATGGAGCAAATGTGTCCAAAGGTCCCTCACTCAATACGCATGGGGCAAATGTGTCCAAAGATCCCGGATTCAATACATATGAATCAAAGGTGTCCAAAGGTCTATGTCTCAATACGCGTAGACAAATGATTCCAAAGCTCCTTAGCCAAAATACCCACAAATAGAATTTGCTAAAAGTCCCTGACAACCATTCATGAGCTAAGTTCCCCCAAGAGATTTTCTGTgaatacagtattacagtgAATGACGTCGTTCTCGACTGTATTCACACCTATACCGATTGTATTCAATTATTGTCATGTTAGGTATCAGTTCCCGTTCCGGTCTCATTACTTTTCCAATTGACACCAGGCCTACACTAAAACACTAATCAGACTAACTGATTTTAAACTCTTTTCTGACATCAAATTGGCTGATAATCAGGACCAACTATTTACAATTAGCTATAAATGCATAGAGTGATCGGCCACAGGTTCGGCGAGCTATAATAACGCATACAAATCGCCTTAATCGAGAGTGTAACTGATAAGTACGTCGCCCGGGGTCCAACTCCTGACCATCTTCACACCTTTGGGAACATTACGCCTGGGGCTTCTTTTACCTAATTTTGCTTTCGTTATCAGAACAAATCAAAGATGTATTAGTTTGTCACGTGGGGCGCCATAAACTAAAATACACAATCACAGATGTTTGAGGACGTTCAACCAAACTATTGGTTTTACCAGACTGTAAATGTGTTGTAGCCCGTTATCAAGATACACGTACTCAAGGGATGAAACGAAACAGAACTGGCGAGATCTGACGAGATATGACGAGATCTGGCATATATCGTGTAGCAATTAGTTTGTGAGGATGCGAAACACATCAAATAGTGGGGCTGAATTTTCAGAAACCATTCCagttaaatttgttttattggtaAATTTGTTTGAGTACACGTAGCTGGATGAAGCTGTTTATAGATTCCCGTATGTATACGTTCCCATGCTATGCAGTGTTTATTGTTCAGCACAGTTCAATACTTCATAAAAACTGTACACGGCGGTTGATGAACCTAGGAATAACGGCATCGCATGCATGTTGTCTGTACATATGAGCACAACTCGTACAAACTCTTAACAGCCTAATGACTGTTTAAAACGAGTCGGCACATATATACAACTACTTAAAATGGTACCTGCTATGCTGGCATCACGATCTTGTATCTACaccttgaaatatatataactattgtttttacaaaattatacaaaaatccAGTTACTTTCGAAAAATGGTGATTCCGCTTCGATTTGTCGTACGTTAACATTCGTGACAATATTTGTGAGAATTACAGGTTTATACTCGACTCCCTGATCGCGAAAATATAATCCTTGTAAATTCAATTTCCTGTAGGGGAGATATCATCGCAAAAAATTAGAACCGCGAATATTAACGTCTTGCTGTGCACTAGAGGTGACATGGGTGCCTTTTTCGTAAAtgtaaattcaaatttaaactGTCGTGTGTAATTCTGGCTGTAATACATAATATTGATGTGTTTCTGTGTGTCGACAGGGTCACCGAGGTCGTGtctaactctacattacaacACTACATTCGTcacattctcactttctacatTTCACAATTTGCTTTTATTAAAACAAAGTTCCACAAGAGATGAGAGCACTATAACTCTCCCAATATCTGTACTGAAACATGGCTTTTAAGTACAGCGGAATTTAGTACATTGTGCGGGGTTAACAGGTACACACACACGGCTAATGGATCGCGTAGCCTTGACGTTTTCTGgtattttaaatgttaagtGCTATAGAGGAAAACACAATTGTAGATAGATAAAATGGGAAGCAACCTTTAGCAGGGAGTTCTACTGTTTCCTGTTACTGTCTCAAGACAACGGTGTAAGTATCGTCCTACACAAGCGAGTCGTCAAACGACAAAAGCAAATGGCGATGACTTAAAATTCTACATTTAGTGACGTCTACAGTgtcatttgatttaaaattatttaatttttcgTCGGTATTTTTTTTAGCTTGCGACTGTTTTTATATTATCTTCTCATCCAAGACTGCTGACGATTAACTGTTGTCGACAGTGATATCTATACGGTGTTCCCTTATGGCTTAAATCAGGTGTCGCAAAGGAATTATTCTAGAGTGATTGCTATGCATCAAACGGCAAAAAATACCTACCGGAAACGCCCGATTATTTCCGATCGAACACATATGTTAGTATTCCCAATAAGAATGAATTGCTATTGAATTCCTACCATCTGTGTTGATTGGTGTTAGTATGACGGAAATACACCCAAATTTTCTTTCGGGGACAACTACAAAGATTGTCATAATATGAGACCACAATACACTGAGCATTATTGTATAGAATGATGAGTTCACAAAGC
This region includes:
- the LOC117339767 gene encoding formin-like protein 20; the protein is MECQKVELMCHRPPLNTHGSNVSKGPPLNTHGANVSKGPPLNTHGANVSKGTPLNTHGANVSKGPPPNTHGSNVSKGPPLNTHGANVSKGPPLNTHGANVSKGPPLNTHGANVSKGPPLNTHGANVSKGPPLNTHGANVSKGPSLNTHGANVSKDPGFNTYESKVSKGLCLNTRRQMIPKLLSQNTHK